AGAAGTATTAAAAGATTCCATAAGAAAACACATCATTAATCACTTCCACAGACACATACAACACTTAGATGATGAAAATATTGAAAAAAACATTGAACAAAGTCGAAAATTACTACAGACAAACCAACCCAGAAAAAATAAAAAAATTATACAAAACTAAAAACGGAATCCTGACATTTTTAGACTACCAAATGGAAAATTGGACAGAAAAAACACATAAAAATCAAATAAGCCTATAAAATTTTACAGACTCCATTTTCAGAGTATTTTTCCAATAATTCATCACAATATTTAATCAATTCCACATATTTTCTTGATTTAAATAATAATTTACATATTGTTAAAGAATCTTCAATTCTTTCCATTGAAATCACATTTTCAAAGTTTTATCTTAATTTTTTATTAATCTCAAGTTATAATCCATACTAAAATTTTATTATTTATGGCATCATCCATTTATTCATTTAATATTTCATCCCCATATTTTTTATATAATTTAAAATCTTTTTCATCGATAGAATTTACATTTAAAATATCTTTTCCTGTTAAATCAATGATCTCCTGAGCTAAATGCGTGAAAATATCTGGATAATCATTACCATTAAAAATCCGCAAATATTTATCTCTTTCAAAGACTAGATAAAGACTCCATTCATATCCATCAAAATACGATGACGAATGATAAGTTAATTTTTTCCAATATTTTCCACTATTTAATTGATAAATATGATATTTTTCAAGTAATTCAAATACTATTTCAATATCTTTATTCGTCATATTTTTATTTATACAGCCTTCCATTATCTTTTTTTCAAAATCAATGTTAATATTATGTCTTGAAAAACCAAAATTCATTGATAGTCCCTGATTATATTCAAGAAATTTTAATTTTAACTTTTTTGAAGTTTTTTTATCATATATTCCATCTTGTCTAAATTCATAATTTAACTTTGTAATTTCTTCTTTTCCCCATGTATTTATCATTCATATATTCCCTCCAGATATTTTTTTTATATGTGGAATATTTCTTGAAATATCCATATTAGCTTTTAAACATTTCTGGATTCAATATTATTGATTCGGATGCGGGATTTATTACAATATTTTCATTTGCAACATTTACCAGGTCTTTAAATTGATATGCTTGGGGATAAATATCTCTTTCATAATTATTAAAAATCTTTTTAAACTCATCAATGTCTGTGAATAAAGGCAAATGCGATTTATTATCGTCATCCCATATTAAAACAAAATTTGTACCATCAGCATCAACACAACCAGTAATCATTATTGAAGTTAATAATTTTTCACCAAATTCATTTAATTTGTCTTCTGATAAAGAATCTTGACGTAACAATTCTCTTATTTCATCATTTCTTATATCAATAACTTCATTTTCGTCATTAAATAAACTTAAAAAAGTTTCCATAGGCACATTAATATTATAATCTGTAAATGGATTAATTGCAATTAAAGAATATCTATCAGTTTGTTTTAACATATCTGCCAAATCACCCATATATAATACATATGTTGAACTTCTAAAATCTGCAGCTTCCATCATTTCATCACTAGTAAATAAAGGAACTGCTTTATTTCCTTTATCATCAGTTAAAAATTCAATATTAAACACAATTTGGACAGTAGGTCCAATCACATCACCTACTTTTGCACTTTCAATACCCTCAAACATATTTTTACTATAACTAACCGGCATATATAATCTGGACTCTTTTAACATGTTTAAAAATTCAATTTGCATTATTGGAGTTATTTCTTCTTTTGTTAATTCCTCTAATCGTGAATTATCAACCCCCATTTCATTTTTTAATTCAACCACATTTTGTTCATCTATTTCATCATCAACAAGATGATTTAAATAATTATTAAATTTAGAAACTTCATCTAAAATATTTTTAAAGTATCCTGAACTGCTTAACATATTATTTTGGCTGTAAAGTGCTATTAAATACATTAATAGTTGAATTATTTTAGGATTAACACCAACTTGAATATTATTTTGTCTAAAGTATATAATATCCTCTTTAACGGGTTTTTGTTCTTCACCAGATTTTAAGAATACGAAGAAATTAAACAGATGATTATATAATTCCATATTCTGATTTGTGTGATATAAATAATCTGCAAGCTTGAAATAACTTGAAGTTAATATGTCAACATCATAAGTATATTTGAAAATATCACAGCATAAATCTTTTAACTTTTATTCTTCATGTTTGGATTGATAGAATTCACATAGTCTAATTAATATTGGGGCAGATACTGGATTAATTTGATTAGCTATTTTTAAATACTTTTCTGCTTCATTTATTTGTCCCAAATTCATATATGCTATTGAATATATAGTATAAATATCTTCTAATGGTTTATCTAAGTCCAGTGTTTTAATTGATTCAAAATTTCCAAGATAATTATCAAATAACATTTCTTCAAGAGGATTTGCAAAATGATGATAATCTATAGTTTTATATGCTGGATTTTCATCTAAAAAATCACCAATACTATCTATTATTTTTTGAAATTCACCCGAATTTAATAAATCTATTATTTCATCTAAAAATTCCATTTGAATCACCTTTAATAAAATATTTATAATAACAAATTAATAACAATTACCATATATAGTTGCAGATAAAACTTTGTGATTAAAATGAAAGAAAAAGAAAAATGCGATTTATTAAATGGACTCAGACAAAAAATCGCAGATGAGAATAATATTGATTTTCATATTGAAAAATAGACTTTTGAAGGAGAATGCTTAGGAACTTGTCCTAAATGTGAAGCAGAACTAGAGTATCTTGAAAATGAACTAATTAAAAAACACGAATCTGGTGAAAAAATTAATATTAAAAATATCTTCACATTAAAAGAAAATGATAATTATGCATAATGTTAATATTTCAAAAATCTCAAGATTAAGAATAAACTCTGAATGTGATGGAGTTTCAACGTTAATTGGTTGTATGGGATGCCCTTTAAGATGCGCTTATTGTTTTAATCCATTCACATGGGATGGTTCAGTTGAACCTAAAAAATATTCTATTGATGAATTATATGAAGAAGTAAAACTTGATAATCTTTATTTTCTTGCAACTGAAGGGGACTTAGTTTTCGGTGGTGGTGAACCATTGTTATATTCTACTTTTATCAAGGAGTTTATTAAAATATACGAAAACTGGTTGGAAATTCACACTTGAAACATCACTCAATGTTAAAAAAGAATCTATAGAAAATATAATTCATTGTATTGATTATTTTATAGTGGATACAAAGGATATGGATAAAACAAGGTATGAATTATACACTAAAGGGAGTTATGATTTATTTTTATCTAATTTAAAATATTTGCTTGAAACTGTTGGAGCAGATAAAATTAGAGTAAGGGTACCCAAAATCCCTAAATTAAACACATATGCAGATGTCAGATTAAATTATGAACTCCTTAAAAACATGGGATTCACTGAAATCGAAATTTTTGACTATATTGAAATCGACAAACATAAAAGAATATCTGATGTCACTTTAAAAAATAAAAATGACTTTGTTGATGTTGCAAATAATAATTTTA
This genomic stretch from Methanobrevibacter smithii ATCC 35061 harbors:
- a CDS encoding radical SAM protein, with protein sequence MHNVNISKISRLRINSECDGVSTLIGCMGCPLRCAYCFNPFTWDGSVEPKKYSIDELYEEVKLDNLYFLATEGDLVFGGGEPLLYSTFIKEFIKIYENWLEIHT
- a CDS encoding SseB family protein, which codes for MELYNHLFNFFVFLKSGEEQKPVKEDIIYFRQNNIQVGVNPKIIQLLMYLIALYSQNNMLSSSGYFKNILDEVSKFNNYLNHLVDDEIDEQNVVELKNEMGVDNSRLEELTKEEITPIMQIEFLNMLKESRLYMPVSYSKNMFEGIESAKVGDVIGPTVQIVFNIEFLTDDKGNKAVPLFTSDEMMEAADFRSSTYVLYMGDLADMLKQTDRYSLIAINPFTDYNINVPMETFLSLFNDENEVIDIRNDEIRELLRQDSLSEDKLNEFGEKLLTSIMITGCVDADGTNFVLIWDDDNKSHLPLFTDIDEFKKIFNNYERDIYPQAYQFKDLVNVANENIVINPASESIILNPEMFKS